The Ooceraea biroi isolate clonal line C1 chromosome 11, Obir_v5.4, whole genome shotgun sequence genome includes a region encoding these proteins:
- the LOC105285309 gene encoding LIM/homeobox protein Lhx3, producing the protein MYPLDQPAIELDHLPLHIPEILHSTIPKCGGCQEVILDKYVLKVLERCWHARCLTCRDCGSRLTDKCFARNGHVFCKDDFFKYGRRFGTKCAGCGQGLAPSQVVRRAQELVYHLTCFSCALCSRQLDTGDEFYLMEDRKLVCKPDYEQAKAKELADGGSIDGDQPNKRPRTTITAKQLETLKLAYNTSPKPARHVREQLSQDTGLDMRVVQVWFQNRRAKEKRLKKDAGRTRWSQYFRSMKGSGGGGHSPRHDKLLDKDELKVDLDSTFGHHDLSNDSYTTVNMGVDGEGASPGGGGNGIGGGPPRGYLGATTPPYLSTSRSPSLPPQFPYPPDAGLSVYTTLGGSGGMVPGPASDLSNESSGGGGGGGGGGGGGNGGGGGYPDFPPSPDSWLGEPPPPHAHHHSHSHSHYAT; encoded by the exons ATGTATCCGCTAGATCAGCCCGCGATCGAACTCGATCATCTACCTCTGCACATTCCGGAGATCCTTCACT CCACGATACCAAAATGCGGTGGATGCCAGGAAGTCATCCTGGACAAATATGTCCTGAAGGTCCTGGAGAGATGTTGGCACGCAAGATGCCTCACGTGTCGGGATTGCGGCTCGAGGTTGACCGACAAGTGTTTCGCGCGAAACGGCCATGTGTTCTGCAAAGATGATTTCTTCAAGTA TGGCAGGCGTTTCGGGACGAAATGCGCGGGCTGCGGCCAAGGGTTGGCACCTTCGCAGGTGGTACGTAGGGCGCAGGAGCTGGTCTATCACCTGACGTGTTTCTCGTGCGCCCTTTGCTCTCGGCAACTGGACACTGGCGACGAGTTTTATCTCATGGAAGATAGGAAGCTTGTCTGCAAGCCCGATTACGAGCAGGCGAAGGCGAAAG AATTAGCAGATGGTGGCAGCATAGACGGTGATCAACCTAATAAGAGGCCGCGGACGACGATCACGGCGAAGCAGCTCGAAACCCTCAAGTTGGCGTACAACACCAGTCCAAAACCGGCAAGGCACGTGCGGGAACAGCTGTCTCAGGACACAGGCCTCGACATGCGCGTCGTTCAAGTCTGGTTTCAGAATAG GAGAGCAAAGGAGAAGAGGCTGAAGAAAGATGCCGGTAGGACAAGGTGGTCTCAATATTTCCGCAGTATGAAGGGCTCCGGCGGTGGCGGTCACTCGCCTAGACACGATAAGCTTCTCGACAAAGACGAGCTGAAGGTAGACTTGGACTCCACCTTTGGTCATCACG ACTTGAGCAACGACAGCTACACAACAGTCAACATGGGTGTTGATGGCGAGGGCGCGAGTCCAGGCGGCGGTGGCAATGGAATCGGGGGTGGACCACCCCGTGGATACCTGGGGGCGACAACACCTCCGTACCTCTCTACGTCCAGATCGCCGTCCTTACCACCCCAGTTTCCGTATCCGCCGGACGCTGGCCTCTCGGTGTACACTACTCTCG GGGGATCAGGCGGCATGGTGCCAGGACCAGCGTCGGATCTGAGCAACGAGTcgagcggtggcggcggtggcggcggtggcggcggtggcggcggtaacggcggtggcggcggttaCCCCGATTTTCCACCGTCGCCGGACTCCTGGCTCGGCGAGCCACCACCCCCGCACGCTCACCATCACTCTCACTCCCATTCCCATTATGCCACATAA